TTCTCCTGACGGACTCGAGGTGCCAAGCCCGCGTATCGCTAGGCTTGATCCGCCGGTAGGTCACCGAGTGCCGGATTCGCCGGTAGTCGTTCATCACCATGGCCTCGATCGCACCGATCCGCGCATCACCGAAAAGCGCGAGGTCGGTCCACAGCGTGCAGCCGAAAAAACGCCATCCGTTCAACTCGACCACCTCGTTCTCGATCACGTGGATCTTCGTGTCCGCGGCATCCGCCTTGAGCTTCGCCAACAGCCCCGGGATTTTCTCGCCGTAGAACTCATGGTTCCCCGCGATATAGATCACCGTCTGGTCCGGGAACTCCTCCCAGATCCAGGCGAGGCCGTTGCGCTTGATGTGGACGTCGCCCGCAAGCACCACGAGATCGGCATCGACCTCGGGCAACGAGACCGGGCCGAATTCGAGGTGCAGGTCGCTGAGGATGCGGAGGATCATGGTGAATGTTGGGGATGATTCGGTCT
Above is a window of Luteolibacter flavescens DNA encoding:
- a CDS encoding metallophosphoesterase, which gives rise to MILRILSDLHLEFGPVSLPEVDADLVVLAGDVHIKRNGLAWIWEEFPDQTVIYIAGNHEFYGEKIPGLLAKLKADAADTKIHVIENEVVELNGWRFFGCTLWTDLALFGDARIGAIEAMVMNDYRRIRHSVTYRRIKPSDTRAWHLESVRRIREFLATGDPRRSVVVTHHAPSARSLPGDRGSDPVSCAYASRLDEWIESDGPRLWIHGHIHHSQDYRIGSTRVIANPHGYLDHRNPDFVPDLVVDLARSE